In Kordia antarctica, the following proteins share a genomic window:
- a CDS encoding M15 family metallopeptidase, which yields MNRSNFMKLFGLGTVALYSFPSMAFNTQKSDTLELIGKGNPTVFGNGFSLRKEAYDAFVKMTAAAAKDGIEIHPVSSYRNYAHQNRIWERKYKRFTKQGLSPIKAIEKIIAYSTIPGTSRHHWATDIDIIDKSASYSGDVLVPEKFHGDGPFCKLREWLETNANTYDFYIVYTDDAHRKGFEYEPWHYSYAPLSKPMLKEYRKLDIKKMLQAEKLMGSEHFDENFINSYIKENILDINPELL from the coding sequence TTGAATAGATCAAACTTCATGAAGCTTTTCGGACTTGGAACTGTTGCACTTTATAGTTTCCCAAGCATGGCTTTTAATACACAAAAATCAGACACATTGGAACTTATCGGAAAAGGAAATCCAACCGTATTTGGCAACGGGTTTTCCTTGCGAAAAGAAGCCTATGATGCGTTTGTAAAAATGACCGCTGCCGCTGCAAAAGACGGAATTGAGATTCATCCAGTTTCAAGCTATCGGAATTACGCACATCAAAACCGAATTTGGGAACGCAAGTACAAACGGTTTACAAAGCAAGGTTTATCGCCTATAAAAGCAATTGAAAAAATTATAGCATATTCTACGATTCCAGGAACTTCCAGACATCATTGGGCAACCGATATTGATATTATTGACAAAAGCGCTTCGTATAGTGGCGATGTGTTAGTTCCTGAAAAATTTCACGGCGACGGACCATTTTGCAAACTTCGCGAATGGTTGGAAACGAATGCAAATACGTATGATTTTTATATTGTATATACTGATGATGCACATAGAAAAGGTTTTGAGTACGAACCTTGGCATTATAGTTACGCGCCATTATCAAAACCGATGTTAAAGGAATATCGCAAGTTAGATATTAAAAAAATGTTGCAAGCTGAAAAATTAATGGGAAGTGAGCATTTCGACGAAAATTTTATCAATTCATATATAAAAGAGAACATTTTGGATATTAATCCTGAACTTTTGTAA
- a CDS encoding ankyrin repeat domain-containing protein translates to MKKTIFMIALIVGASFTTANATEGNNETTNTSEITITKVVKVNSFCIAIAKGDFDTVKKMIEFGENVNKTSNGKTPLMYAARYNRTKIASLLLKSGAKFDTKDKDGHTAIDYAEQSKATDVKKVLTAASK, encoded by the coding sequence ATGAAAAAAACAATTTTTATGATCGCTCTTATAGTAGGAGCTTCATTCACAACGGCAAACGCAACTGAAGGAAACAACGAAACTACGAACACATCTGAAATTACGATAACAAAAGTAGTCAAGGTAAATTCATTTTGTATTGCAATTGCAAAAGGCGATTTTGATACAGTTAAAAAAATGATCGAATTCGGAGAAAACGTAAACAAAACATCTAACGGAAAAACACCATTAATGTATGCAGCACGTTACAACAGAACTAAAATAGCTTCTTTATTATTGAAAAGTGGTGCGAAATTTGATACAAAAGATAAAGACGGACATACTGCTATTGATTACGCAGAACAATCAAAAGCAACAGACGTTAAAAAAGTATTGACAGCAGCTTCAAAATAA
- a CDS encoding GNAT family N-acetyltransferase — translation MQNNNFTIKEIPATTAYDVRHPVLREGKPLDSCHFDGDNLPTTFHLGYYTNEQLVGVVTLLEKEHAELTVEKAFQLRGMAVLTNFQKRGIGDALVKKSEEMILARGGTFIWMNAREIAVRFYEKLGYKKHGNPFSIPKIGLHFVMIKML, via the coding sequence ATGCAAAACAACAATTTTACCATTAAAGAAATTCCTGCGACAACTGCATACGACGTTCGCCATCCTGTATTGCGTGAAGGAAAACCGTTAGATTCTTGCCATTTTGATGGAGATAATTTACCAACCACTTTTCACTTAGGATATTACACAAATGAACAATTAGTTGGCGTAGTTACGTTGTTAGAAAAAGAGCATGCAGAATTAACCGTTGAAAAGGCGTTTCAATTGCGTGGAATGGCAGTGTTGACCAATTTTCAAAAAAGAGGAATTGGTGATGCGTTGGTAAAAAAATCTGAAGAAATGATTCTCGCTCGTGGCGGAACATTTATTTGGATGAATGCACGTGAGATTGCGGTTCGTTTCTATGAAAAATTAGGCTATAAAAAACATGGCAATCCATTTTCTATTCCAAAAATTGGCCTGCATTTTGTAATGATTAAAATGTTATAA
- a CDS encoding TolB family protein yields MKKIIFLLLTSTSLFAQQTEITFKKDFDSPEIFLQLPEFKNINVRDVAISPTNDEIFFTLDAPKSAFRTILTSKKVNGKWTAFAIASFSGKYHDIEPAFSPDGTQLFFASKRPIGTETSLKKDYDLWVVTKENGEWKNPTRLPETINSDKNEYYPSIANNGTLYFTAERDDAKGKEDIYKSEFKNGTYQTPESLGEGVNTKTYEYNAYVSPDESFIIFGSYGRKGSLGKGDLYISFNKNNTWQEAVHLGKLINSDQIDYCPFVSFDKKYFFFTSEKSTIQTSYDTLSIEALKKVINTGSNGTSKIYYLPFEKLLKSIRLE; encoded by the coding sequence ATGAAAAAAATTATTTTTCTCTTGCTTACGAGTACAAGTTTATTCGCGCAGCAAACTGAAATCACTTTTAAGAAAGATTTCGATTCGCCTGAAATTTTTCTGCAACTTCCTGAATTTAAAAACATCAACGTAAGAGATGTAGCGATTTCTCCAACGAATGATGAAATTTTCTTCACCTTAGATGCGCCAAAAAGTGCATTTAGAACCATTTTAACTTCCAAGAAGGTAAACGGTAAATGGACAGCTTTTGCAATTGCTTCTTTCTCCGGAAAATATCATGATATTGAGCCTGCTTTTTCTCCAGATGGAACACAGTTATTTTTCGCGTCTAAACGTCCAATAGGAACAGAAACTTCTCTGAAAAAAGACTACGATTTATGGGTTGTAACCAAAGAAAATGGCGAATGGAAAAACCCAACTCGATTGCCAGAAACCATCAATTCAGACAAAAACGAATATTATCCTTCAATTGCCAATAACGGAACGCTGTATTTTACCGCTGAACGCGATGATGCAAAAGGAAAAGAAGACATTTACAAAAGTGAATTTAAAAACGGAACGTATCAAACACCTGAAAGTTTAGGTGAAGGCGTAAATACAAAAACATATGAATACAATGCATATGTGAGTCCTGATGAATCGTTTATCATTTTTGGTTCGTACGGACGAAAAGGAAGTCTAGGAAAAGGCGATTTATACATTAGTTTTAACAAAAATAATACGTGGCAAGAAGCTGTTCATTTAGGAAAATTAATTAATTCCGATCAAATAGATTATTGTCCGTTTGTTTCTTTTGACAAGAAATATTTCTTCTTTACAAGTGAAAAAAGCACGATTCAGACTTCGTATGATACTTTATCAATAGAAGCCTTAAAAAAAGTTATCAATACAGGAAGTAATGGAACTTCAAAAATTTACTATCTTCCGTTTGAAAAATTACTAAAATCAATTCGACTTGAATAG
- a CDS encoding carboxypeptidase-like regulatory domain-containing protein — protein sequence MKQKLVLVCLFISIGLLAQDSERKILRGAVIYRNVNVVGVNVVNNTTSKGTSTNYKGEYEILAKKDDILVFSSVQYTIREIVITDKIIKNNRLVVEVKEKVEELDEVVITPENQEKFLDFQEEQIVKYQDYQFASDRYSQVKNEALGQANFQGANILGLVGMLLNSIIGKRKNREKEKAIYERTSFNEIRYRYKDEFFENNLGIPKDQISAFLYYCDDQLPSEDIFSEKNEFLMIDFMVKQSKTFLESIKKKD from the coding sequence ATGAAACAAAAATTAGTCTTAGTATGTCTCTTTATTTCCATAGGATTGCTTGCGCAAGATAGCGAACGGAAAATTTTACGTGGTGCTGTAATTTATAGAAACGTCAATGTTGTTGGTGTAAATGTTGTAAATAATACAACCAGTAAAGGAACAAGCACAAATTATAAAGGTGAATATGAAATCCTGGCTAAAAAAGATGATATTTTGGTTTTTTCTTCTGTTCAGTATACAATTAGGGAAATTGTAATTACAGATAAAATTATCAAAAATAATCGGTTGGTGGTTGAGGTAAAAGAGAAAGTAGAAGAGTTAGATGAAGTTGTGATTACTCCTGAAAATCAAGAGAAATTTTTAGATTTTCAAGAAGAACAAATTGTTAAGTATCAAGATTATCAATTTGCTTCTGACCGTTATTCGCAAGTAAAAAATGAAGCGCTTGGGCAAGCAAATTTTCAAGGTGCTAATATTCTCGGGCTTGTGGGAATGCTTTTGAATTCTATCATAGGAAAAAGAAAAAATAGAGAAAAAGAAAAGGCTATTTATGAGCGTACAAGTTTTAATGAAATACGGTATCGTTATAAGGATGAGTTTTTTGAGAATAATTTAGGCATACCAAAAGATCAAATTAGCGCGTTTTTATATTATTGTGATGATCAATTGCCTTCGGAAGATATTTTTTCAGAGAAAAATGAATTTTTAATGATTGATTTTATGGTGAAACAAAGTAAAACGTTTTTGGAATCTATCAAGAAAAAAGACTAA
- the pepE gene encoding dipeptidase PepE, translating into MKNIIIASTSTVHGSGYLAYLLNKLTSFYKDTEEILFIPYARPGGITHDEYTAVAGKAFEKIGKTVRGIHEFENPVEAIANAKGVFTGGGNTFLLVSQLYQHQVMQPLREAIFNGTPYLGTSAGSNICGLTMQTTNDMPIIYPPSFKTLGVVSFNINPHYLDPIEGSKHMGETRETRIKEFHKFNTLPVVGIREGSWIRVKGEKVTLEGEHSARIFEYEKDPYELETGSEIVFIK; encoded by the coding sequence ATGAAAAATATCATCATTGCCAGTACATCAACTGTCCACGGAAGTGGCTACTTAGCCTATTTACTTAACAAACTTACTTCGTTTTATAAAGATACGGAAGAAATTCTATTTATTCCATATGCGCGTCCTGGTGGAATTACACATGATGAGTATACAGCTGTCGCTGGAAAAGCCTTTGAAAAGATTGGGAAAACAGTTCGTGGAATTCACGAGTTTGAAAATCCTGTGGAAGCAATTGCAAATGCAAAAGGTGTTTTTACAGGCGGCGGAAACACATTTTTATTAGTTTCTCAATTATATCAACATCAAGTGATGCAACCTTTGCGAGAAGCTATTTTTAACGGAACACCATATTTGGGCACAAGTGCAGGAAGTAATATTTGCGGACTTACCATGCAAACAACGAATGACATGCCAATAATATATCCGCCAAGTTTTAAAACATTAGGCGTTGTCTCATTCAACATAAATCCACATTATTTAGATCCGATTGAAGGTAGCAAACACATGGGAGAAACGCGTGAAACACGAATTAAAGAGTTTCATAAATTTAACACGCTTCCTGTTGTGGGAATACGAGAAGGAAGTTGGATTCGTGTCAAAGGTGAAAAAGTTACCTTAGAAGGCGAACACAGCGCACGGATTTTTGAGTACGAAAAAGATCCGTACGAACTAGAAACTGGTTCGGAAATAGTGTTTATAAAATAA
- a CDS encoding M48 family metalloprotease, whose product MRGNKLKIRLLIGLAIVAFAFFKKCGSQERNEYTNRVQTINMTTDEEIKLGFANRDAMAQQHGGLYPDAGAQARVDMIGEKLVNMSMAKQSDYKFEFHLLADTRAINAFALPGGQIFITHALYSKLDDNQLAGVLGHEIGHVLGRHSAERIAETDFWKTISTGANVGADMGNLVGGYAQNTLLQNGREDELESDDLGVLLMINSGYDPKAMIDVMKILKSAAGPNRVPEFQSTHPDPENRIAKIKEAIAKYKQ is encoded by the coding sequence ATGAGAGGAAATAAATTAAAAATTCGATTGTTGATTGGACTAGCAATTGTAGCATTTGCTTTTTTTAAGAAATGTGGCAGTCAAGAACGAAATGAATATACAAATCGTGTACAAACGATCAATATGACTACGGATGAAGAAATTAAACTAGGTTTTGCAAACCGTGATGCGATGGCGCAACAACATGGCGGTTTGTACCCTGATGCTGGCGCGCAAGCACGTGTTGATATGATTGGAGAAAAGTTAGTGAACATGAGTATGGCAAAACAATCTGACTACAAATTTGAATTTCATTTGCTTGCCGATACCAGAGCTATTAACGCTTTTGCATTGCCTGGCGGGCAAATTTTTATTACGCATGCTTTATATAGTAAACTCGATGACAACCAACTAGCAGGTGTTTTGGGTCATGAAATTGGACATGTTTTGGGAAGACATTCCGCAGAACGTATTGCTGAAACTGATTTTTGGAAAACGATTTCAACTGGCGCTAATGTTGGTGCTGATATGGGAAATTTGGTTGGTGGCTACGCACAAAACACTTTATTACAAAATGGTCGTGAAGACGAATTGGAAAGTGACGATTTAGGTGTTTTATTGATGATAAATTCTGGCTACGATCCAAAAGCAATGATTGATGTGATGAAAATTTTAAAATCTGCCGCAGGACCAAATAGAGTTCCAGAGTTTCAAAGCACGCATCCAGATCCAGAAAATAGAATTGCTAAGATTAAGGAAGCGATTGCTAAGTATAAGCAGTAG
- a CDS encoding GNAT family N-acetyltransferase: MQVTFKLLKGEEAEIILPYLDIMNEQKVPMDLLKARFAEMLTQHYEAFGIYDSEQLIGCFGLWSTTRHYCGKSFEPDHVYIDEAYRSKGIGKQLFEWIEVYGKEKGVTTIELNTYVQNFPSHKFYYNQGFNALGYHFLKKI, translated from the coding sequence ATGCAAGTTACTTTTAAATTACTCAAAGGCGAAGAAGCGGAAATCATTTTACCATATTTGGATATTATGAACGAACAAAAAGTTCCGATGGATTTACTAAAAGCTCGTTTTGCCGAAATGTTGACACAGCATTATGAAGCATTTGGAATTTACGATAGCGAACAATTGATTGGTTGTTTTGGTTTGTGGAGCACAACGCGGCATTATTGCGGAAAAAGCTTTGAACCAGATCATGTGTATATTGATGAAGCGTACAGAAGTAAAGGAATTGGGAAGCAATTATTTGAATGGATTGAAGTCTACGGGAAAGAAAAAGGTGTGACTACGATTGAATTGAATACGTATGTGCAAAATTTTCCGTCACATAAGTTCTATTATAATCAAGGATTTAACGCGCTCGGCTATCATTTTTTGAAAAAAATCTAA